Below is a genomic region from Schistocerca americana isolate TAMUIC-IGC-003095 chromosome 1, iqSchAmer2.1, whole genome shotgun sequence.
AAgaaggccgagggtggccagagagCGTGGTCTCTTCAATGGTGGGTGAGGTAGGGGAAAACTTGACGTGAGCAGGTTTAGCCCTGCTGAGGGAGACAGTAGTTACTGAGCCCTTAATTATGATGTCCATTGTGTTACTGGTTTGCTTGACAACTCTGTACAGGCCTGTGTAAGGGGGCTGTAACGGGGCTTTTACAGTGTCGTCGTGAAGGAACACAAATTTGCAAGTGTCGAGTGCCTTGGGAACATATGTGTGCAGCGGAGTGTGGCTGGAAGGGGGCAGGGGTTGAAGCTTGTTACAGTGTAACATCACCCGTTCTACCAAGGACTGCAGTTCGGACGGTTTAGTGGCTGGAGTAGAAGCAACAAGTTCGCCTGGCAATGTAAGGGACTGGCCGTAGACGAACTCGGCCACTAAGCCtttaaggtcttccttgaaagtggtCTGCAAACCAAGTAAGATGAATGGCAGGGTTTCCATCCAAAGGACGGCTCATTGACAGAGCCGGTGTAGGTGTGAGTTTACTCGAATCATGAGCAGAGGAAGAAGGCCGAGGGTGGCCAGTGAGCATGGTCTCTTCAATGGTGGGTGAGGTAGGGGAAAACTCGACGTGAGCAGGTTTAGCCCTATTTAGCCATCTTAAGCATCCTATGCCAATGTTCCACGAGGCtgttgctttgggggtggtatgctgttGAATGAATTTCCTTGATGCTGCATAGCCTACAAAGAAGACTCAAATTGATGGCTTTGGTCAGTCGTCAAGTAAACAGGGCAGCCAAAGCATGAAATCCAGCGTCTATGAAGGATCGTGCCACTGATTTGGATGTAATATTGCGTAGCGGGGCAGCTTCCACCCAACGAGAGGTTCTGCCTATAATAGATAGCACGTATCTGTAACTCTCGTAGGGGTGAGGGGGCCCACCAAGTCGATGTGAATGTGCTGGAAGCGACTGGGAGGAGCGGTGAAGCTGTCTAGTGGGGGTGATGTGTGTCGCGAAACTTTATTTTGTTGACATGGAATGCAGGCATGGGCCGAGGCTTGGCAGTCACAATGCATGTTGCGCTCTGAAATAAGTCCGGTAGAGGCTCTCACACCTAGATGAGCTAAGTTGTGTAATTTGTCGAACACTTGTCTCTGTAGAGGTTTGGGTATGAAGGGACGCAGCGTACCAgttgattcatcacaccaaaccTCACCTATGACACAGAGAAAGGTGGATCGCACAGGTTTGAGTGATGAGCTGTGATCGGAAATAAGGTCCATAGTATCTGTGTCGGCAGACTGCAGCTGAGGCAACTTAGAGAGGTCTATCAGAGTTGTGAGAGCACCGACATGAGACAAAAAACCTGTGACCacattatctgcacccttgatgtatgGTATTTCTGAGGTAAATTGCAATATAAAGTCCAAATGACGGAAGCGCATAGGTGGAGGGTCAGTTGGGGGGTTCTTTACAGCAGCAACTAAAGGTTTGTGGTCAGTTAAAATGTAGAAGTCCTTACCATCAACCTCGGCGCAAAAGTGTTTCACAGCCTCATAAACTGCCAAGAGCTCCCTATCAAAGGCTGAGTACTTTTTTTGAGCGCCATTGAGCTTCTTAGAAAAGAACTACAAAGGAGAGGTAGAATCTTTGATAGTTTGGCTGAGGACAGCACCTACTGCGGTATCACTGGCGTCCGTGGTAATAAAAAATGTAGCGTCCAGATGTGGGTGGGCAACAGTCACTGTGTTTGctagtaggtgcttcagtttgtcaaAAGCTTGTTCCATGGCAGGGGTCCAGGGGACCAGGTGGATACTGGTCATACTTTTGCCAGCAAGGGCGTCTGTTAGGGGAGCCTGAACCTCGTCTGCAGCAGGCAAGTGCTCCGTATAACAGTTAACTGTTCTGATGAACCTGCGTAGCTCCTTAAATGAGTGAGGGTGTGGAAAatccaaaacaggtttgattttatcctcGGGAGGAGTGAGGCCCATAGCTGACATGATGTAGCCTAAGAATCTTACCGAAATCTGGTGCAACTGGAGcttcttattattcagttcaacacCGGCAGTGGTAAGAGTGCAATCTGCAAATGTTCCTTGCTCTTTTGCAGagtaggactgaaaataagaatgtcgttcaagtaaacaaaacaaaaatccagaTGAAACAACACCTTGTTTATGAATCTCTGCCAAGTTTGTGCAGCGTTGCGGAGGCCAAAGGGCATGAACCGGTACTCAAAAAGGCCAAAAGGTGTTGTAACAGCTGTCTTTTCAATAACCTCTGGTGCCATCAGAATTTGATAATAGGCCCTCCCACAGTCCACTACCGAGAAATATGAGCATGGTTAAAATCCACGACGGTAGGAACTGGGTACTTGTCTATCATAGTATGAGAGTTCAACTTAGTATAGTCACCAACCACACGCCAGGTGCCATCGC
It encodes:
- the LOC124579730 gene encoding uncharacterized protein LOC124579730; the protein is METLPFILLGLQTTFKEDLKGLVAEFVYGQSLTLPGELVASTPATKPSELQSLVERVMLHCNKLQPLPPSSHTPLHTYVPKALDTCKFVFLHDDTVKAPLQPPYTGLYRVVKQTSNTMDIIIKGSVTTVSLSRAKPAHVKFSPTSPTIEETTLSGHPRPSSSAHDLSKLTPTPALSMSPHLFPEFSTSQLP